One genomic region from Prionailurus bengalensis isolate Pbe53 chromosome C1, Fcat_Pben_1.1_paternal_pri, whole genome shotgun sequence encodes:
- the LOC122481096 gene encoding histone H4 produces the protein MSGRGKGGKGLGKGGAKRHRKVLRDNIQGITKPAIRRLARRGGVKRISGLIYEETRGVLKVFLENVIRDAVTYTEHAKRKTVTAMDVVYALKRQGRTLYGFGG, from the coding sequence ATGTCTGGGAGAGGAAAGGGCGGCAAAGGCTTGGGCAAGGGGGGTGCCAAGCGCCACCGCAAAGTTTTGAGAGACAACATCCAAGGCATCACCAAGCCGGCAATTCGGCGCCTTGCCCGGCGTGGAGGAGTCAAGCGGATCTCCGGCCTCATCTACGAGGAGACCCGGGGCGTGCTGAAGGTTTTCCTGGAAAACGTCATTCGGGATGCAGTCACCTACACTGAGCACGCCAAGCGCAAGACGGTCACGGCTATGGACGTAGTGTATGCCCTGAAGCGCCAGGGACGCACCCTGTATGGTTTCGGAGGCTAA
- the LOC122481092 gene encoding histone H2A type 2-A codes for MSGRGKQGGKARAKAKSRSSRAGLQFPVGRVHRLLRKGNYAERVGAGAPVYMAAVLEYLTAEILELAGNAARDNKKTRIIPRHLQLAIRNDEELNKLLGKVTIAQGGVLPNIQAVLLPKKTESHHKAKGK; via the coding sequence ATGTCTGGCCGTGGCAAACAAGGAGGCAAGGCTCGCGCCAAGGCCAAGTCGCGCTCGTCCCGCGCCGGCCTGCAGTTCCCGGTGGGCCGAGTGCACCGTCTGCTGCGCAAGGGCAACTATGCCGAGCGGGTGGGGGCCGGCGCGCCGGTCTACATGGCGGCGGTGCTGGAGTATCTGACGGCGGAAATCCTGGAGCTGGCGGGGAACGCGGCCCGCGACAACAAGAAGACGCGCATCATCCCCCGCCACCTGCAGCTGGCCATCCGCAACGACGAGGAACTGAACAAGCTGTTGGGCAAAGTCACCATCGCCCAGGGCGGCGTGCTGCCCAACATCCAGGCCGTGTTGCTCCCCAAGAAGACGGAGAGCCACCACAAGGCAAAGGGCAAGTGA
- the LOC122481094 gene encoding histone H2B type 2-E-like translates to MPEPAKSAPAAKKGSKKAVTKAQKKDGKKRKRSRKESYSIYVYKVLKQVHPDTGISSKAMGIMNSFVNDIFERIAGEASRLAHYNKRSTITSREIQTAVRLLLPGELAKHAVSEGTKAVTKYTSSK, encoded by the coding sequence ATGCCCGAGCCGGCAAAGTCCGCCCCCGCGGCCAAGAAGGGCTCGAAGAAGGCGGTCACCAAAGCCCAGAAGAAGGACGGCAAGAAGCGCAAGCGCAGCCGCAAGGAGAGTTACTCCATCTACGTGTACAAGGTGCTCAAGCAGGTGCACCCCGACACCGGCATCTCGTCCAAGGCCATGGGCATCATGAACTCGTTCGTCAACGACATCTTCGAGCGCATCGCCGGCGAGGCCTCCCGCCTGGCGCATTACAACAAGCGCTCGACCATCACCTCCCGGGAGATCCAGACGGCCGTGCGCCTGCTGCTGCCCGGCGAGCTGGCCAAGCACGCCGTGTCCGAGGGCACCAAGGCCGTCACCAAGTACACCAGCTCCAAGTGA
- the LOC122481089 gene encoding histone H3-like, with translation MPGRVTSQPMDSQRGTFNYRPARSEEDGAYKECGGGPRPRYSRCRCAGELVFWFAMARTKQTARKSTGGKAPRKQLATKAARKSAPATGGVKKPHRYRPGTVALREIRRYQKSTELLIRKLPFQRLVREIAQDFKTDLRFQSSAVMALQEASEAYLVGLFEDTNLCAIHAKRVTIMPKDIQLARRIRGERA, from the coding sequence ATGCCGGGACGGGTGACGTCACAGCCAATGGACAGCCAGCGCGGGACTTTCAATTATCGCCCCGCCCGATCGGAAGAAGACGGTGCCTATAAAGAGTGCGGCGGCGGGCCGAGGCCCCGTTACTCTCGCTGCCGCTGCGCTGGTGAGTTGGTGTTTTGGTTCGCTATGGCCCGTACAAAGCAGACCGCCCGCAAGTCGACCGGCGGCAAGGCCCCGCGGAAGCAGCTGGCCACCAAGGCGGCCCGCAAGAGCGCGCCCGCCACGGGCGGCGTGAAGAAGCCGCACCGCTACCGGCCGGGCACCGTGGCCCTGCGGGAGATCCGGCGCTACCAGAAGTCCACCGAGCTGCTGATCCGCAAGCTGCCGTTCCAGCGGCTGGTGCGCGAGATCGCGCAGGACTTCAAGACGGACCTGCGCTTCCAGAGCTCGGCCGTGATGGCGCTGCAGGAGGCGAGCGAGGCCTACCTGGTGGGGCTGTTCGAGGACACGAACCTGTGCGCTATCCACGCCAAGCGCGTCACTATCATGCCCAAGGACATCCAGCTGGCTCGCCGCATCCGCGGGGAGCGGGCTTAA